In one Papio anubis isolate 15944 chromosome 11, Panubis1.0, whole genome shotgun sequence genomic region, the following are encoded:
- the PTPRE gene encoding receptor-type tyrosine-protein phosphatase epsilon isoform X7 → MSNRSSFSRLTWKQRKAVVSASDKKMPNGILEEQEQQRVMLLSRSPSGPKKYFPIPVEHLEEEIRIRSADDCKQFREEFNSLPSGHIQGTFELANKEENREKNRYPNILPNDHSRVILSQVDGTPCSDYINASYIDGYKEKNKFIAAQGPKQETVNDFWRMVWEQKSATIVMLTNLKERKEEKCHQYWPDQGCWTYGNIRVCVEDCVVLVDYTIRKFCIQPQLPDGCKAPRLVSQLHFTSWPDFGVPFTPIGMLKFLKKVKTLNPVHAGPIVVHCSAGVGRTGTFIVIDAMMAMMHTEQKVDVFEFVSRIRNQRPQMVQTDMQYTFIYQALLEYYLYGDTELDVSSLEKHLQTVHGTTTHFDKIGLEEEFRKLTNVRIMKENMRTGNLPANMKKARVIQIIPYDFNRVILSMKRGQEYTDYINASFIDGYRQKDYFIATQGPLAHTVEDFWRMIWEWKSHTIVMLTEVQEREQDKCYQYWPTEGSVTHGEITIEIKNDTLSEAISIRDFLVTFNQPQARQEEQVRVVRQFHFHGWPEIGIPAEGKGMIDLIAAVQKQQQQTGNHPITVHCSAGAGRTGTFIALSNILERVKAEGLLDVFQAVKSLRLQRPHMVQTLEQYEFCYKVVQDFIDIFSDYANFK, encoded by the exons ATGAGCAACAGGAGTAGCTTTTCGCGGCTCACCTG GAAGCAGAGGAAAGCTGTGGTCAGTGCCAGCGACAAGAAGATGCCCAACGGAATCTTGGAGGAGCAAG AGCAGCAAAGGGTGATGCTGCTCAGCAGGTCGCCCTCAGGGCCCAAGAAGTACTTTCCCATCCCTGTGGAGCACCTGGAGGAGGAGATCCGTATCAGATCCGCCGACGACTGCAAGCAGTTTCGGGAGGAGTTCAAC TCATTGCCATCTGGACACATACAAGGAACTTTTGAACTggcaaataaagaagaaaacagagaaaaaaacagatatcCCAACATCCTTCCca ATGACCATTCTAGGGTGATTCTGAGCCAAGTGGATGGAACTCCCTGTTCGGACTACATCAATGCTTCCTACATAGAT GGTTacaaagagaagaataaattCATAGCAGCTCAAG GCCCCAAACAGGAAACGGTTAATGACTTCTGGAGAATGGTCTGGGAGCAAAAGTCTGCGACCATCGTCATGTTAACGaacttgaaagaaaggaaagag GAAAAGTGCCATCAGTACTGGCCCGACCAAGGCTGCTGGACCTATGGAAACATCCGGGTGTGCGTGGAGGACTGCGTGGTTTTGGTCGACTACACCATCCGGAAGTTCTGTATACAGCCA CAGCTCCCCGATGGCTGCAAAGCTCCCAGACTGGTCTCACAGCTGCACTTCACCAGCTGGCCCGACTTCGGAGTGCCTTTTACCCCCATTGGGATGCTGAAGTTCCTCAAGAAAGTAAAGACGCTCAACCCCGTGCACGCTGGACCCATCGTGGTCCACTGTAG CGCGGGCGTGGGCCGGACGGGCACCTTCATTGTGATCGATGCCATGATGGCCATGATGCACACGGAGCAGAAGGTGGATGTGTTTGAATTTGTGTCTCGAATCCGTAATCAGCGCCCTCAGATGGTTCAAACGGAT ATGCAGTACACGTTCATCTACCAAGCCTTACTCGAGTACTACCTCTATGGAGACACAGAGCTGGACGTGTCCTCCCTGGAGAAGCACCTGCAGACCGTGCATGGCACCACCACCCACTTCGACAAGATCGGGCTGGAGGAGGAGTTCAGG aaattgacaaatgtcCGGATCATGAAGGAGAACATGAGGACGGGCAACTTGCCGGCAAACATGAAGAAGGCCAGGGTCATCCAGATCATCCCGT ATGACTTCAACCGAGTGATCCTTTCCATGAAAAGGGGTCAAGAATACACAGACTACATCAACGCATCCTTCATAGAT GGCTACCGGCAGAAGGACTATTTCATCGCCACCCAGGGGCCACTGGCACACACGGTTGAGGACTTCTGGAGGATGATCTGGGAATGGAAATCCCACACGATCGTGATGCTGACGGAGgtgcaggagagagagcag GATAAATGCTACCAGTATTGGCCAACCGAGGGCTCAGTTACTCATGGAGAAATAACGATAGAGATAAAGAATGATACCCTTTCAGAAGCCATCAGTATACGAGACTTCCTGGTCACTTTCAATCAG CCCCAGGCCCGCCAGGAGGAGCAGGTCCGAGTGGTGCGCCAGTTTCACTTCCACGGCTGGCCTGAGATCGGGATTCCCGCCGAGGGCAAAGGCATGATCGACCTCATCGCAGCCgtgcagaagcagcagcagcagacgGGCAACCACCCCATCACCGTGCACTGCAG TGCCGGAGCTGGGCGAACAGGTACATTCATAGCTCTCAGCAACATTTTGGAGCGAGTAAAAGCCGAGGGACTTTTAGATGTATTTCAAGCTGTGAAGAGTTTACGACTTCAGAGACCACATATGGTGCAAACCCTG
- the PTPRE gene encoding receptor-type tyrosine-protein phosphatase epsilon isoform X6: protein MSNRSSFSRLTWFRKQRKAVVSASDKKMPNGILEEQEQQRVMLLSRSPSGPKKYFPIPVEHLEEEIRIRSADDCKQFREEFNSLPSGHIQGTFELANKEENREKNRYPNILPNDHSRVILSQVDGTPCSDYINASYIDGYKEKNKFIAAQGPKQETVNDFWRMVWEQKSATIVMLTNLKERKEEKCHQYWPDQGCWTYGNIRVCVEDCVVLVDYTIRKFCIQPLPDGCKAPRLVSQLHFTSWPDFGVPFTPIGMLKFLKKVKTLNPVHAGPIVVHCSAGVGRTGTFIVIDAMMAMMHTEQKVDVFEFVSRIRNQRPQMVQTDMQYTFIYQALLEYYLYGDTELDVSSLEKHLQTVHGTTTHFDKIGLEEEFRKLTNVRIMKENMRTGNLPANMKKARVIQIIPYDFNRVILSMKRGQEYTDYINASFIDGYRQKDYFIATQGPLAHTVEDFWRMIWEWKSHTIVMLTEVQEREQDKCYQYWPTEGSVTHGEITIEIKNDTLSEAISIRDFLVTFNQPQARQEEQVRVVRQFHFHGWPEIGIPAEGKGMIDLIAAVQKQQQQTGNHPITVHCSAGAGRTGTFIALSNILERVKAEGLLDVFQAVKSLRLQRPHMVQTLEQYEFCYKVVQDFIDIFSDYANFK, encoded by the exons ATGAGCAACAGGAGTAGCTTTTCGCGGCTCACCTG GTTCAGGAAGCAGAGGAAAGCTGTGGTCAGTGCCAGCGACAAGAAGATGCCCAACGGAATCTTGGAGGAGCAAG AGCAGCAAAGGGTGATGCTGCTCAGCAGGTCGCCCTCAGGGCCCAAGAAGTACTTTCCCATCCCTGTGGAGCACCTGGAGGAGGAGATCCGTATCAGATCCGCCGACGACTGCAAGCAGTTTCGGGAGGAGTTCAAC TCATTGCCATCTGGACACATACAAGGAACTTTTGAACTggcaaataaagaagaaaacagagaaaaaaacagatatcCCAACATCCTTCCca ATGACCATTCTAGGGTGATTCTGAGCCAAGTGGATGGAACTCCCTGTTCGGACTACATCAATGCTTCCTACATAGAT GGTTacaaagagaagaataaattCATAGCAGCTCAAG GCCCCAAACAGGAAACGGTTAATGACTTCTGGAGAATGGTCTGGGAGCAAAAGTCTGCGACCATCGTCATGTTAACGaacttgaaagaaaggaaagag GAAAAGTGCCATCAGTACTGGCCCGACCAAGGCTGCTGGACCTATGGAAACATCCGGGTGTGCGTGGAGGACTGCGTGGTTTTGGTCGACTACACCATCCGGAAGTTCTGTATACAGCCA CTCCCCGATGGCTGCAAAGCTCCCAGACTGGTCTCACAGCTGCACTTCACCAGCTGGCCCGACTTCGGAGTGCCTTTTACCCCCATTGGGATGCTGAAGTTCCTCAAGAAAGTAAAGACGCTCAACCCCGTGCACGCTGGACCCATCGTGGTCCACTGTAG CGCGGGCGTGGGCCGGACGGGCACCTTCATTGTGATCGATGCCATGATGGCCATGATGCACACGGAGCAGAAGGTGGATGTGTTTGAATTTGTGTCTCGAATCCGTAATCAGCGCCCTCAGATGGTTCAAACGGAT ATGCAGTACACGTTCATCTACCAAGCCTTACTCGAGTACTACCTCTATGGAGACACAGAGCTGGACGTGTCCTCCCTGGAGAAGCACCTGCAGACCGTGCATGGCACCACCACCCACTTCGACAAGATCGGGCTGGAGGAGGAGTTCAGG aaattgacaaatgtcCGGATCATGAAGGAGAACATGAGGACGGGCAACTTGCCGGCAAACATGAAGAAGGCCAGGGTCATCCAGATCATCCCGT ATGACTTCAACCGAGTGATCCTTTCCATGAAAAGGGGTCAAGAATACACAGACTACATCAACGCATCCTTCATAGAT GGCTACCGGCAGAAGGACTATTTCATCGCCACCCAGGGGCCACTGGCACACACGGTTGAGGACTTCTGGAGGATGATCTGGGAATGGAAATCCCACACGATCGTGATGCTGACGGAGgtgcaggagagagagcag GATAAATGCTACCAGTATTGGCCAACCGAGGGCTCAGTTACTCATGGAGAAATAACGATAGAGATAAAGAATGATACCCTTTCAGAAGCCATCAGTATACGAGACTTCCTGGTCACTTTCAATCAG CCCCAGGCCCGCCAGGAGGAGCAGGTCCGAGTGGTGCGCCAGTTTCACTTCCACGGCTGGCCTGAGATCGGGATTCCCGCCGAGGGCAAAGGCATGATCGACCTCATCGCAGCCgtgcagaagcagcagcagcagacgGGCAACCACCCCATCACCGTGCACTGCAG TGCCGGAGCTGGGCGAACAGGTACATTCATAGCTCTCAGCAACATTTTGGAGCGAGTAAAAGCCGAGGGACTTTTAGATGTATTTCAAGCTGTGAAGAGTTTACGACTTCAGAGACCACATATGGTGCAAACCCTG
- the PTPRE gene encoding receptor-type tyrosine-protein phosphatase epsilon isoform X10, whose amino-acid sequence MPNGILEEQEQQRVMLLSRSPSGPKKYFPIPVEHLEEEIRIRSADDCKQFREEFNSLPSGHIQGTFELANKEENREKNRYPNILPNDHSRVILSQVDGTPCSDYINASYIDGYKEKNKFIAAQGPKQETVNDFWRMVWEQKSATIVMLTNLKERKEEKCHQYWPDQGCWTYGNIRVCVEDCVVLVDYTIRKFCIQPQLPDGCKAPRLVSQLHFTSWPDFGVPFTPIGMLKFLKKVKTLNPVHAGPIVVHCSAGVGRTGTFIVIDAMMAMMHTEQKVDVFEFVSRIRNQRPQMVQTDMQYTFIYQALLEYYLYGDTELDVSSLEKHLQTVHGTTTHFDKIGLEEEFRKLTNVRIMKENMRTGNLPANMKKARVIQIIPYDFNRVILSMKRGQEYTDYINASFIDGYRQKDYFIATQGPLAHTVEDFWRMIWEWKSHTIVMLTEVQEREQDKCYQYWPTEGSVTHGEITIEIKNDTLSEAISIRDFLVTFNQPQARQEEQVRVVRQFHFHGWPEIGIPAEGKGMIDLIAAVQKQQQQTGNHPITVHCSAGAGRTGTFIALSNILERVKAEGLLDVFQAVKSLRLQRPHMVQTLEQYEFCYKVVQDFIDIFSDYANFK is encoded by the exons ATGCCCAACGGAATCTTGGAGGAGCAAG AGCAGCAAAGGGTGATGCTGCTCAGCAGGTCGCCCTCAGGGCCCAAGAAGTACTTTCCCATCCCTGTGGAGCACCTGGAGGAGGAGATCCGTATCAGATCCGCCGACGACTGCAAGCAGTTTCGGGAGGAGTTCAAC TCATTGCCATCTGGACACATACAAGGAACTTTTGAACTggcaaataaagaagaaaacagagaaaaaaacagatatcCCAACATCCTTCCca ATGACCATTCTAGGGTGATTCTGAGCCAAGTGGATGGAACTCCCTGTTCGGACTACATCAATGCTTCCTACATAGAT GGTTacaaagagaagaataaattCATAGCAGCTCAAG GCCCCAAACAGGAAACGGTTAATGACTTCTGGAGAATGGTCTGGGAGCAAAAGTCTGCGACCATCGTCATGTTAACGaacttgaaagaaaggaaagag GAAAAGTGCCATCAGTACTGGCCCGACCAAGGCTGCTGGACCTATGGAAACATCCGGGTGTGCGTGGAGGACTGCGTGGTTTTGGTCGACTACACCATCCGGAAGTTCTGTATACAGCCA CAGCTCCCCGATGGCTGCAAAGCTCCCAGACTGGTCTCACAGCTGCACTTCACCAGCTGGCCCGACTTCGGAGTGCCTTTTACCCCCATTGGGATGCTGAAGTTCCTCAAGAAAGTAAAGACGCTCAACCCCGTGCACGCTGGACCCATCGTGGTCCACTGTAG CGCGGGCGTGGGCCGGACGGGCACCTTCATTGTGATCGATGCCATGATGGCCATGATGCACACGGAGCAGAAGGTGGATGTGTTTGAATTTGTGTCTCGAATCCGTAATCAGCGCCCTCAGATGGTTCAAACGGAT ATGCAGTACACGTTCATCTACCAAGCCTTACTCGAGTACTACCTCTATGGAGACACAGAGCTGGACGTGTCCTCCCTGGAGAAGCACCTGCAGACCGTGCATGGCACCACCACCCACTTCGACAAGATCGGGCTGGAGGAGGAGTTCAGG aaattgacaaatgtcCGGATCATGAAGGAGAACATGAGGACGGGCAACTTGCCGGCAAACATGAAGAAGGCCAGGGTCATCCAGATCATCCCGT ATGACTTCAACCGAGTGATCCTTTCCATGAAAAGGGGTCAAGAATACACAGACTACATCAACGCATCCTTCATAGAT GGCTACCGGCAGAAGGACTATTTCATCGCCACCCAGGGGCCACTGGCACACACGGTTGAGGACTTCTGGAGGATGATCTGGGAATGGAAATCCCACACGATCGTGATGCTGACGGAGgtgcaggagagagagcag GATAAATGCTACCAGTATTGGCCAACCGAGGGCTCAGTTACTCATGGAGAAATAACGATAGAGATAAAGAATGATACCCTTTCAGAAGCCATCAGTATACGAGACTTCCTGGTCACTTTCAATCAG CCCCAGGCCCGCCAGGAGGAGCAGGTCCGAGTGGTGCGCCAGTTTCACTTCCACGGCTGGCCTGAGATCGGGATTCCCGCCGAGGGCAAAGGCATGATCGACCTCATCGCAGCCgtgcagaagcagcagcagcagacgGGCAACCACCCCATCACCGTGCACTGCAG TGCCGGAGCTGGGCGAACAGGTACATTCATAGCTCTCAGCAACATTTTGGAGCGAGTAAAAGCCGAGGGACTTTTAGATGTATTTCAAGCTGTGAAGAGTTTACGACTTCAGAGACCACATATGGTGCAAACCCTG
- the PTPRE gene encoding receptor-type tyrosine-protein phosphatase epsilon isoform X1, with amino-acid sequence MEPLCPLLLVGFSLPLARALRGNETTVDSNETTTTSGPPDPGASQPLLAWLLLPLLLLLLVLLLAAYFFRFRKQRKAVVSASDKKMPNGILEEQEQQRVMLLSRSPSGPKKYFPIPVEHLEEEIRIRSADDCKQFREEFNSLPSGHIQGTFELANKEENREKNRYPNILPNDHSRVILSQVDGTPCSDYINASYIDGYKEKNKFIAAQGPKQETVNDFWRMVWEQKSATIVMLTNLKERKEEKCHQYWPDQGCWTYGNIRVCVEDCVVLVDYTIRKFCIQPQLPDGCKAPRLVSQLHFTSWPDFGVPFTPIGMLKFLKKVKTLNPVHAGPIVVHCSAGVGRTGTFIVIDAMMAMMHTEQKVDVFEFVSRIRNQRPQMVQTDMQYTFIYQALLEYYLYGDTELDVSSLEKHLQTVHGTTTHFDKIGLEEEFRKLTNVRIMKENMRTGNLPANMKKARVIQIIPYDFNRVILSMKRGQEYTDYINASFIDGYRQKDYFIATQGPLAHTVEDFWRMIWEWKSHTIVMLTEVQEREQDKCYQYWPTEGSVTHGEITIEIKNDTLSEAISIRDFLVTFNQPQARQEEQVRVVRQFHFHGWPEIGIPAEGKGMIDLIAAVQKQQQQTGNHPITVHCSAGAGRTGTFIALSNILERVKAEGLLDVFQAVKSLRLQRPHMVQTLEQYEFCYKVVQDFIDIFSDYANFK; translated from the exons GCCCTCCAGACCCAGGCGCCTCCCAGCCACTGCTGGCCTGGCTGCtactgccgctgctgctgctcctcctcgTGCTCCTTCTCGCCGCCTACTTCTTCAG GTTCAGGAAGCAGAGGAAAGCTGTGGTCAGTGCCAGCGACAAGAAGATGCCCAACGGAATCTTGGAGGAGCAAG AGCAGCAAAGGGTGATGCTGCTCAGCAGGTCGCCCTCAGGGCCCAAGAAGTACTTTCCCATCCCTGTGGAGCACCTGGAGGAGGAGATCCGTATCAGATCCGCCGACGACTGCAAGCAGTTTCGGGAGGAGTTCAAC TCATTGCCATCTGGACACATACAAGGAACTTTTGAACTggcaaataaagaagaaaacagagaaaaaaacagatatcCCAACATCCTTCCca ATGACCATTCTAGGGTGATTCTGAGCCAAGTGGATGGAACTCCCTGTTCGGACTACATCAATGCTTCCTACATAGAT GGTTacaaagagaagaataaattCATAGCAGCTCAAG GCCCCAAACAGGAAACGGTTAATGACTTCTGGAGAATGGTCTGGGAGCAAAAGTCTGCGACCATCGTCATGTTAACGaacttgaaagaaaggaaagag GAAAAGTGCCATCAGTACTGGCCCGACCAAGGCTGCTGGACCTATGGAAACATCCGGGTGTGCGTGGAGGACTGCGTGGTTTTGGTCGACTACACCATCCGGAAGTTCTGTATACAGCCA CAGCTCCCCGATGGCTGCAAAGCTCCCAGACTGGTCTCACAGCTGCACTTCACCAGCTGGCCCGACTTCGGAGTGCCTTTTACCCCCATTGGGATGCTGAAGTTCCTCAAGAAAGTAAAGACGCTCAACCCCGTGCACGCTGGACCCATCGTGGTCCACTGTAG CGCGGGCGTGGGCCGGACGGGCACCTTCATTGTGATCGATGCCATGATGGCCATGATGCACACGGAGCAGAAGGTGGATGTGTTTGAATTTGTGTCTCGAATCCGTAATCAGCGCCCTCAGATGGTTCAAACGGAT ATGCAGTACACGTTCATCTACCAAGCCTTACTCGAGTACTACCTCTATGGAGACACAGAGCTGGACGTGTCCTCCCTGGAGAAGCACCTGCAGACCGTGCATGGCACCACCACCCACTTCGACAAGATCGGGCTGGAGGAGGAGTTCAGG aaattgacaaatgtcCGGATCATGAAGGAGAACATGAGGACGGGCAACTTGCCGGCAAACATGAAGAAGGCCAGGGTCATCCAGATCATCCCGT ATGACTTCAACCGAGTGATCCTTTCCATGAAAAGGGGTCAAGAATACACAGACTACATCAACGCATCCTTCATAGAT GGCTACCGGCAGAAGGACTATTTCATCGCCACCCAGGGGCCACTGGCACACACGGTTGAGGACTTCTGGAGGATGATCTGGGAATGGAAATCCCACACGATCGTGATGCTGACGGAGgtgcaggagagagagcag GATAAATGCTACCAGTATTGGCCAACCGAGGGCTCAGTTACTCATGGAGAAATAACGATAGAGATAAAGAATGATACCCTTTCAGAAGCCATCAGTATACGAGACTTCCTGGTCACTTTCAATCAG CCCCAGGCCCGCCAGGAGGAGCAGGTCCGAGTGGTGCGCCAGTTTCACTTCCACGGCTGGCCTGAGATCGGGATTCCCGCCGAGGGCAAAGGCATGATCGACCTCATCGCAGCCgtgcagaagcagcagcagcagacgGGCAACCACCCCATCACCGTGCACTGCAG TGCCGGAGCTGGGCGAACAGGTACATTCATAGCTCTCAGCAACATTTTGGAGCGAGTAAAAGCCGAGGGACTTTTAGATGTATTTCAAGCTGTGAAGAGTTTACGACTTCAGAGACCACATATGGTGCAAACCCTG
- the PTPRE gene encoding receptor-type tyrosine-protein phosphatase epsilon isoform X9, which translates to MCRQSEKHTLIPTPIRCEHRACSGPGCHSSMLILASGPKQETVNDFWRMVWEQKSATIVMLTNLKERKEEKCHQYWPDQGCWTYGNIRVCVEDCVVLVDYTIRKFCIQPQLPDGCKAPRLVSQLHFTSWPDFGVPFTPIGMLKFLKKVKTLNPVHAGPIVVHCSAGVGRTGTFIVIDAMMAMMHTEQKVDVFEFVSRIRNQRPQMVQTDMQYTFIYQALLEYYLYGDTELDVSSLEKHLQTVHGTTTHFDKIGLEEEFRKLTNVRIMKENMRTGNLPANMKKARVIQIIPYDFNRVILSMKRGQEYTDYINASFIDGYRQKDYFIATQGPLAHTVEDFWRMIWEWKSHTIVMLTEVQEREQDKCYQYWPTEGSVTHGEITIEIKNDTLSEAISIRDFLVTFNQPQARQEEQVRVVRQFHFHGWPEIGIPAEGKGMIDLIAAVQKQQQQTGNHPITVHCSAGAGRTGTFIALSNILERVKAEGLLDVFQAVKSLRLQRPHMVQTLEQYEFCYKVVQDFIDIFSDYANFK; encoded by the exons ATGTGTAGACAGTCAGAGAAACACACACTTATTCCCACACCTATACGGTGTGAACACAGGGCATGCAGTGGCCCCGGCTGCCATTCCAGCATGTTAATACTTGCATCAG GCCCCAAACAGGAAACGGTTAATGACTTCTGGAGAATGGTCTGGGAGCAAAAGTCTGCGACCATCGTCATGTTAACGaacttgaaagaaaggaaagag GAAAAGTGCCATCAGTACTGGCCCGACCAAGGCTGCTGGACCTATGGAAACATCCGGGTGTGCGTGGAGGACTGCGTGGTTTTGGTCGACTACACCATCCGGAAGTTCTGTATACAGCCA CAGCTCCCCGATGGCTGCAAAGCTCCCAGACTGGTCTCACAGCTGCACTTCACCAGCTGGCCCGACTTCGGAGTGCCTTTTACCCCCATTGGGATGCTGAAGTTCCTCAAGAAAGTAAAGACGCTCAACCCCGTGCACGCTGGACCCATCGTGGTCCACTGTAG CGCGGGCGTGGGCCGGACGGGCACCTTCATTGTGATCGATGCCATGATGGCCATGATGCACACGGAGCAGAAGGTGGATGTGTTTGAATTTGTGTCTCGAATCCGTAATCAGCGCCCTCAGATGGTTCAAACGGAT ATGCAGTACACGTTCATCTACCAAGCCTTACTCGAGTACTACCTCTATGGAGACACAGAGCTGGACGTGTCCTCCCTGGAGAAGCACCTGCAGACCGTGCATGGCACCACCACCCACTTCGACAAGATCGGGCTGGAGGAGGAGTTCAGG aaattgacaaatgtcCGGATCATGAAGGAGAACATGAGGACGGGCAACTTGCCGGCAAACATGAAGAAGGCCAGGGTCATCCAGATCATCCCGT ATGACTTCAACCGAGTGATCCTTTCCATGAAAAGGGGTCAAGAATACACAGACTACATCAACGCATCCTTCATAGAT GGCTACCGGCAGAAGGACTATTTCATCGCCACCCAGGGGCCACTGGCACACACGGTTGAGGACTTCTGGAGGATGATCTGGGAATGGAAATCCCACACGATCGTGATGCTGACGGAGgtgcaggagagagagcag GATAAATGCTACCAGTATTGGCCAACCGAGGGCTCAGTTACTCATGGAGAAATAACGATAGAGATAAAGAATGATACCCTTTCAGAAGCCATCAGTATACGAGACTTCCTGGTCACTTTCAATCAG CCCCAGGCCCGCCAGGAGGAGCAGGTCCGAGTGGTGCGCCAGTTTCACTTCCACGGCTGGCCTGAGATCGGGATTCCCGCCGAGGGCAAAGGCATGATCGACCTCATCGCAGCCgtgcagaagcagcagcagcagacgGGCAACCACCCCATCACCGTGCACTGCAG TGCCGGAGCTGGGCGAACAGGTACATTCATAGCTCTCAGCAACATTTTGGAGCGAGTAAAAGCCGAGGGACTTTTAGATGTATTTCAAGCTGTGAAGAGTTTACGACTTCAGAGACCACATATGGTGCAAACCCTG